From a single Tursiops truncatus isolate mTurTru1 chromosome 20, mTurTru1.mat.Y, whole genome shotgun sequence genomic region:
- the KDM6B gene encoding lysine-specific demethylase 6B isoform X1, with the protein MHRAVDPAGARAAREAFALGGLSCAGAWSSCPPHPPPRSAWLPGGRCSASIGQPPLPAPLPPSHGSSSGHPNKPYYAPGTPTPRPLHGKLESLHGCVQALLREPAQPGLWEQLGQLYESEHDSEEAVRCYHSALRYGGSLAELGPRVGRLQQAQLWNFHAASCQHRPKVLPPLEQVWNLLHLEHKRNYGAKRGGPPVKRAAEPPVVQPMPPAALSGPSGEEGLSPGGKRRRGCNSEQTGLPPGLPLPPPPLPPAPPPPGLATSPPFQLTKPGLWSTPHGDAWGPERKGSAPPERQEQRHSLPHPYPYPAPAYPVHPPGHRLVPAAPPGPRPPGAESHGCPPATRPPGSDLRESRVQRSRMDSSVSPAATTACVPYAPSRPPGPPGTTTSSSSSSSNPGLRGVEPSPGIPGADHYQTPALEVSSHQGRLGPSAHSSRKPFLAAPAATPHLSLPPGPSSPPPPPCPRLLRPPPPPAWLKGPACRAAREDGEILDELFFGAEGRPRPPPPPLPHREGFLGPPAPRFSVGTQDSHTPPAPPTTSSSNSGSHSSSPTGPVSFPTPSYLARSMDPLPRPPSPTLSPQDPPLAPLTLALPPAPPSSCHQNTSGSFRHPESPRPRVSFPKTPEGGPGPSPGPLNKAPQPVPPRVGELPARGPRLFDFPPTPLEDQFEEPAEFKILPDGLANIMKMLDESIRKEEEQQRHEAGVVPPPPLKEPFTSLQPPFPTDTAPATTAATAATTPATQEEEKKPPPALPPPPPLAKFPPPPQPPPTARAPPASPANLLKSLASVLEGQKYCYRGTGAAVPTRPGPLPTTQYSPGSSSGATAPPPTSAAPSAQGSPQPSASSSSQFSTSGGPWARERRAGEEPAPGPMTPAPPPPPLPLPPARSESEVLEEISRACETLVERVGRSTADPADPVDTADRADSGTERLQPPAQAKEESGGVAAAARPGSSKRRQKEHRRHRRACKDSVGRRPREGRAKAKAKAPKEKSRRVLGNLDLQSEEIQGREKARPDLGGASKAKPPVAPGPPPAPAPSVQPTPPAAPVPGKKAREEAPGPLGVSRADMLKLRSLSEGPPKELKIRLIKVESGDKETFIASEVEERRLRMADLTISHCAADVVRASKNAKVKGKFRESYLSPAQSVKPKINSEEKLPREKLNPPTPSIYLESKRDAFSPVLLQFCTDPRNPITVIRGLAGSLRLNLGLFSTKTLVEASGEHTVEVRTQVQQPSDENWDLTGTRQIWPCESSRSHTTIAKYAQYQASSFQESLQEEKESEDEESEEPDSTTGTPPSSAPDPKNHHIIKFGTNIDLSDAKRWKPQLQELLKLPAFMRVTSTGNMLSHVGHTILGMNTVQLYMKVPGSRTPGHQENNNFCSVNINIGPGDCEWFAVHEHYWETISAFCDRHGVDYLTGSWWPILDDLYASNIPVYRFVQRPGDLVWINAGTVHWVQATGWCNNIAWNVGPLTAYQYQLALERYEWNEVKNVKSIVPMIHVSWNVARTVKISDPDLFKMIKFCLLQSMKHCQVQRESLVRAGKKIAYQGRVKDEPAYYCNECDVEVFNILFVTSENGSRNTYLVHCEACARRRSAGLQGVVVLEQYRTEELAQAYDAFTLAPASTSR; encoded by the exons ATGCATCGGGCAGTGGACCCTGCAGGGGCCCGCGCTGCACGGGAAGCCTTTGCCCTTGGGGGCTTGAGCTGTGCTGGGGCCTGGAGCTCCTGCCCGCCCCATCCCCCTCCTCGGAGCGCATGGCTGCCTGGAGGCAG GTGCTCTGCCAGCATCGGGCAGCCCCCACTCCCTGCTCCCCTACCTCCTTCACACGGCAGTAGCTCTGGCCACCCCAACAAACCGTATTATGCTCCAGG GACACCCACCCCAAGACCCCTCCATGGGAAGCTGGAATCCCTGCATGGCTGTGTGCAGGCATTGCTCCGGGAGCCGGCCCAGCCGGGGCTGTGGGAGCAGCTTGGGCAGCTGTACGAGTCAGAGCACGACAGTGAGGAGGCTGTACGCTGCTACCACAGCGCCCTTCGATACGGAGGAAGCTTGGCTGAGCTGGGGCCCCGCGTCGGCCGACTACAGCAG gcccagCTTTGGAACTTTCATGCCGCCTCCTGCCAGCACCGACCCAAGGTTCTGCCTCCCCTGGAGCAAGTGTGGAACTTGTTGCACCTTGAG CACAAACGGAACTATGGGGCCAAGCGGGGGGGTCCCCCGGTGAAGCGAGCCGCCGAACCCCCGGTGGTGCAGCCTATGCCTCCTGCAGCACTCTCAGGCCCCTCGGGGGAGGAGGGCCTCAGCCCTGGAGGCAAACGCAGGAGAGGCTGCAACTCTGAGCAG ACTGGCCTTCCCCCAGGGCTGCCGCTGCCTCCGCCACCAttacccccagccccacccccgccTGGCCTAGCCACCAGCCCTCCATTCCAGCTGACCAAGCCAGGGCTGTGGAGTACCCCGCATGGAGATGCATGGGGCCCCGAGCGCAAGGGTTCAGCACCCCCAGAGCGCCAG GAGCAGCGGCACTCGCTGCCTCACCCATATCCATACCCAGCTCCGGCCTACCCTGTGCACCCCCCCGGCCACCGGCTGGTCCCGGCTGCACCCCcaggcccccgccccccaggagcAGAGAGCCATGGCTGCCCGCCTGCCACCCGTCCCCCTGGAAGTGACCTTAGAGAGAGCAGAGTTCAGAGGTCGCGGATGGACTCCAGCGTTTCACCAGCAGCAACCACCGCCTGCGTGCCTTACGCCCCTTCCCGGCCCCCTGGCCCCCCCggcaccaccaccagcagcagtagcagcagcagcaacccTGGTCTCCGGGGCGTGGAGCCGAGCCCAGGCATT CCCGGTGCTGACCATTACCAAACTCCCGCGCTGGAGGTCTCCTCTCACCAAGGCCGCCTTGGGCCCTCAGCACACAGTAGTCGGAAACCATTCCTGGCGGCTCCCGCTGCCACTCCCCACCTGTCCCTGCCACCTGgcccctcctcacctcctcctcccccttgtcCCCGCCTCTTACGCCCTCCACCCCCCCCTGCCTGGCTGAAGGGCCCAGCCTGCCGAGCAGCCCGTGAGGATGGAGAGATCTTAGACGAGCTCTTCTTCGGGGCTGAGGGAcgcccccgccctcccccgccacccctcccccaccgcgAGGGCTTCTTGGGACCTCCGGCCCCCCGCTTTTCTGTGGGCACTCAGGATTCGCACACCCCTCCCGCTCCCCCAaccaccagcagcagcaacagtGGCAGCCACAGCAGCAGCCCTACTGGGCCTGTGTCCTTCCCTACACCTTCCTATTTGGCCAGAAGTATGgacccccttccccgcccccccagcccAACATTGAGCCCCCAGGACCCACCTCTTGCACCCCTGACTCTTGccctgcctccagcccctccctcctcttgccACCAGAATACCTCAGGAAGCTTCAGGCACCCGGAGAGCCCTCGGCCCAGGGTCTCCTTCCCAAAGACCCCCGAGGGGGGGCCGGGGCCATCCCCAGGCCCCCTGAATAAAGCCCCCCAGCCTGTGCCGCCCAGGGTTGGGGAGCTGCCTGCCCGAGGCCCTCGACTCTTTGACTTCCCCCCTACCCCACTGGAGGACCAGTTTGAGGAGCCAGCTGAATTCAAGATCCTACCTGATGGGCTGGCCAACATCATGAAGATGCTGGATGAATCCATTCGCAAGGAGGAGGAGCAGCAACGACACGAGGCAGGCGTGGTCCCCCCGCCTCCTCTGAAGGAGCCCTTTACATCTCTGCAGCCTCCATTCCCCACTGACACAGCCCCAGCCACCACTGCTGCCACCGCCGCCACCACCCCGGCCacccaggaagaggagaagaagccACCACCAGCCCTGCCACCACCGCCGCCTCTAGCCAAGTTCCCGCCACCACCCCAGCCACCGCCAACTGCGCGAGCCCCACCAGCCAGCCCGGCCAACCTGCTCAAGTCCTTGGCTTCTGTGCTGGAAGGACAAAAGTACTGTTACCGGGGGACTGGAGCAGCTGTTCCCACCCGGCCTGGGCCCTTGCCCACCACTCAGTATTCCCCCGGTTCCTCTTCAGGTGCTACCGCCCCACCGCCCACCTCCGCGGCCCCGAGCGCCCAGGGCTCCCCACAGCCCTCCGCTTCCTCGTCATCTCAGTTCTCTACCTCAGGCGGGCCCTGGGCCCGGGAGCGCAGGGCGGGCGAAGAGCCAGCCCCGGGCCCCATGACCCccgcacccccgcccccacccctgccgctGCCCCCTGCTCGTTCTGAGTCTGAGGTGCTAGAAGAGATAAGTCGGGCCTGTGAGACCCTTGTGGAGCGGGTGGGCCGGAGCACCGCAGACCCGGCCGACCCAGTGGACACGGCAGATCGAGCGGACAGCGGGACTGAGCGACTGCAGCCCCCAGCTCAGGCCAAGGAGGAGAGCGGTGGGGTGGCGGCCGCAGCACGACCAGGGAGCAGCAAGAGGCGGCAGAAGGAGCACCGGCGGCACCGGCGGGCCTGTAAGGACAGTGTGGGTCGGCGGCCCCGGGAGGGCagggccaaggccaaggccaaggcccCCAAAGAAAAGAGCCGCCGAGTGCTGGGGAACCTGGACCTGCAGAGCGAGGAGATCCAGGGTCGTGAGAAGGCCCGGCCGGATCTGGGCGGGGCCTCCAAGGCCAAGCCGCCCGTAGCTCCGGGCCCTCCGCCAGCTCCTGCACCCTCTGTCCAGCCCACACCCCCGGCAGCCCCTGTCCCTGGGAAGAAGGCTCGGGAGGAAGCTCCGGGGCCACTGGGTGTCAGCCGGGCTGACATGCTGAAGCTGCGCTCACTTAGTGAAGGGCCCCCCAAGGAGCTGAAGATCCGGCTCATCAAAGTAGAAAGTGGTGACAAGGAGACCTTCATCGCCTCGGAGGTGGAAGAGCGGAGGCTGCGGATGGCAGACCTCACCATCAGCCACTGTGCTGCCGACGTCGTGAGGGCCAGCAA GAATGCCAAGGTGAAAGGGAAGTTTCGAGAGTCCTACCTTTCCCCTGCCCAGTCTGTGAAACCGAAGATCAACTCGGAGGAGAAGCTGCCCCGGGAAAAACTGAACCCGCCCACACCCAGCATCTAT CTGGAGAGTAAACGGGATGCCTTCTCGCCGGTGCTGCTGCAGTTCTGTACAGACCCTCGAAATCCCATCACCGTGATCCGGGGCCTGGCAGGCTCCCTGCGGCTCA ACTTGGGCCTCTTCTCCACCAAGACGCTGGTGGAGGCCAGTGGTGAGCACACGGTGGAGGTGCGCACCCAGGTGCAGCAGCCCTCAGATGAGAACTGGGACCTGACAGGCACGCGACAGATCTGGCCCTGCGAGAGCTCCCGTTCCCACACCACCATTGCCAAGTACGCGCAGTACCAGGCCTCATCCTTCCAAGAGTCCCTGCAG gaggagaaggagagtgaGGACGAGGAGTCCGAGGAGCCGGACAGCACCACGGGAACCCCTCCTAG CAGCGCACCGGATCCGAAGAACCATCACATCATCAAGTTTGGCACCAACATCGACCTGTCCGATGCCAAGCG GTGGAAGCCccagctgcaggagctgctgAAGCTGCCCGCCTTCATGCGGGTAACCTCCACGGGCAACATGCTGAGCCACGTGGGCCACACCATCCTGGGCATGAACACAGTGCAGCTGTACATGAAGGTCCCAGGCAGCCGAACGCCAG GCCATCAGGAGAACAACAACTTCTGCTCGGTCAACATCAACATTGGCCCAGGAGACTGCGAGTGGTTCGCGGTGCATGAGCACTACTGGGAGACCATCAGCGCTTTCTGCGACCG GCATGGCGTGGACTACCTGACGGGTTCCTGGTGGCCAATCCTGGATGACCTCTATGCTTCCAACATCCCTGTGTACCGCTTCGTGCAGCGCCCCGGAGACCTTGTGTGGATTAATGCGGGGACCGTGCACTGGGTGCAGGCCACCGGCTGGTGCAACAACATCGCCTGGAACGTGGGGCCCCTCACCg CCTATCAGTACCAGCTGGCCCTGGAACGATATGAGTGGAACGAGGTGAAGAACGTCAAATCCATCGTGCCCATGATTCACGTGTCCTGGAACGTGGCTCGCACGGTCAAAATCAGCGACCCCGACTTGTTCAAGATGATCAA GTTCTGCCTCCTGCAGTCCATGAAGCATTGCCAGGTGCAGCGGGAGAGCCTGGTGCGGGCCGGGAAGAAAATCGCCTACCAGGGCCGGGTCAAGGACGAGCCCGCCTACTACTGCAACGAGTGCGAC GTGGAGGTGTTCAACATCTTGTTCGTGACGAGTGAGAACGGCAGCCGTAACACGTACCTGGTGCACTGCGAGGCTTGTGCGCGGCGCCGCAGCGCAGGCCTGCAGGGCGTGGTGGTGCTGGAGCAGTACCGCACGGAGGAGCTGGCGCAGGCCTACGACGCCTTCACGCTG GCCCCGGCCAGCACGTCGCGATGA
- the KDM6B gene encoding lysine-specific demethylase 6B isoform X3, with translation MHRAVDPAGARAAREAFALGGLSCAGAWSSCPPHPPPRSAWLPGGRCSASIGQPPLPAPLPPSHGSSSGHPNKPYYAPGTPTPRPLHGKLESLHGCVQALLREPAQPGLWEQLGQLYESEHDSEEAVRCYHSALRYGGSLAELGPRVGRLQQAQLWNFHAASCQHRPKVLPPLEQVWNLLHLEHKRNYGAKRGGPPVKRAAEPPVVQPMPPAALSGPSGEEGLSPGGKRRRGCNSEQTGLPPGLPLPPPPLPPAPPPPGLATSPPFQLTKPGLWSTPHGDAWGPERKGSAPPERQEQRHSLPHPYPYPAPAYPVHPPGHRLVPAAPPGPRPPGAESHGCPPATRPPGSDLRESRVQRSRMDSSVSPAATTACVPYAPSRPPGPPGTTTSSSSSSSNPGLRGVEPSPGINTSGSFRHPESPRPRVSFPKTPEGGPGPSPGPLNKAPQPVPPRVGELPARGPRLFDFPPTPLEDQFEEPAEFKILPDGLANIMKMLDESIRKEEEQQRHEAGVVPPPPLKEPFTSLQPPFPTDTAPATTAATAATTPATQEEEKKPPPALPPPPPLAKFPPPPQPPPTARAPPASPANLLKSLASVLEGQKYCYRGTGAAVPTRPGPLPTTQYSPGSSSGATAPPPTSAAPSAQGSPQPSASSSSQFSTSGGPWARERRAGEEPAPGPMTPAPPPPPLPLPPARSESEVLEEISRACETLVERVGRSTADPADPVDTADRADSGTERLQPPAQAKEESGGVAAAARPGSSKRRQKEHRRHRRACKDSVGRRPREGRAKAKAKAPKEKSRRVLGNLDLQSEEIQGREKARPDLGGASKAKPPVAPGPPPAPAPSVQPTPPAAPVPGKKAREEAPGPLGVSRADMLKLRSLSEGPPKELKIRLIKVESGDKETFIASEVEERRLRMADLTISHCAADVVRASKNAKVKGKFRESYLSPAQSVKPKINSEEKLPREKLNPPTPSIYLESKRDAFSPVLLQFCTDPRNPITVIRGLAGSLRLNLGLFSTKTLVEASGEHTVEVRTQVQQPSDENWDLTGTRQIWPCESSRSHTTIAKYAQYQASSFQESLQEEKESEDEESEEPDSTTGTPPSSAPDPKNHHIIKFGTNIDLSDAKRWKPQLQELLKLPAFMRVTSTGNMLSHVGHTILGMNTVQLYMKVPGSRTPGHQENNNFCSVNINIGPGDCEWFAVHEHYWETISAFCDRHGVDYLTGSWWPILDDLYASNIPVYRFVQRPGDLVWINAGTVHWVQATGWCNNIAWNVGPLTAYQYQLALERYEWNEVKNVKSIVPMIHVSWNVARTVKISDPDLFKMIKFCLLQSMKHCQVQRESLVRAGKKIAYQGRVKDEPAYYCNECDVEVFNILFVTSENGSRNTYLVHCEACARRRSAGLQGVVVLEQYRTEELAQAYDAFTLAPASTSR, from the exons ATGCATCGGGCAGTGGACCCTGCAGGGGCCCGCGCTGCACGGGAAGCCTTTGCCCTTGGGGGCTTGAGCTGTGCTGGGGCCTGGAGCTCCTGCCCGCCCCATCCCCCTCCTCGGAGCGCATGGCTGCCTGGAGGCAG GTGCTCTGCCAGCATCGGGCAGCCCCCACTCCCTGCTCCCCTACCTCCTTCACACGGCAGTAGCTCTGGCCACCCCAACAAACCGTATTATGCTCCAGG GACACCCACCCCAAGACCCCTCCATGGGAAGCTGGAATCCCTGCATGGCTGTGTGCAGGCATTGCTCCGGGAGCCGGCCCAGCCGGGGCTGTGGGAGCAGCTTGGGCAGCTGTACGAGTCAGAGCACGACAGTGAGGAGGCTGTACGCTGCTACCACAGCGCCCTTCGATACGGAGGAAGCTTGGCTGAGCTGGGGCCCCGCGTCGGCCGACTACAGCAG gcccagCTTTGGAACTTTCATGCCGCCTCCTGCCAGCACCGACCCAAGGTTCTGCCTCCCCTGGAGCAAGTGTGGAACTTGTTGCACCTTGAG CACAAACGGAACTATGGGGCCAAGCGGGGGGGTCCCCCGGTGAAGCGAGCCGCCGAACCCCCGGTGGTGCAGCCTATGCCTCCTGCAGCACTCTCAGGCCCCTCGGGGGAGGAGGGCCTCAGCCCTGGAGGCAAACGCAGGAGAGGCTGCAACTCTGAGCAG ACTGGCCTTCCCCCAGGGCTGCCGCTGCCTCCGCCACCAttacccccagccccacccccgccTGGCCTAGCCACCAGCCCTCCATTCCAGCTGACCAAGCCAGGGCTGTGGAGTACCCCGCATGGAGATGCATGGGGCCCCGAGCGCAAGGGTTCAGCACCCCCAGAGCGCCAG GAGCAGCGGCACTCGCTGCCTCACCCATATCCATACCCAGCTCCGGCCTACCCTGTGCACCCCCCCGGCCACCGGCTGGTCCCGGCTGCACCCCcaggcccccgccccccaggagcAGAGAGCCATGGCTGCCCGCCTGCCACCCGTCCCCCTGGAAGTGACCTTAGAGAGAGCAGAGTTCAGAGGTCGCGGATGGACTCCAGCGTTTCACCAGCAGCAACCACCGCCTGCGTGCCTTACGCCCCTTCCCGGCCCCCTGGCCCCCCCggcaccaccaccagcagcagtagcagcagcagcaacccTGGTCTCCGGGGCGTGGAGCCGAGCCCAGGCATT AATACCTCAGGAAGCTTCAGGCACCCGGAGAGCCCTCGGCCCAGGGTCTCCTTCCCAAAGACCCCCGAGGGGGGGCCGGGGCCATCCCCAGGCCCCCTGAATAAAGCCCCCCAGCCTGTGCCGCCCAGGGTTGGGGAGCTGCCTGCCCGAGGCCCTCGACTCTTTGACTTCCCCCCTACCCCACTGGAGGACCAGTTTGAGGAGCCAGCTGAATTCAAGATCCTACCTGATGGGCTGGCCAACATCATGAAGATGCTGGATGAATCCATTCGCAAGGAGGAGGAGCAGCAACGACACGAGGCAGGCGTGGTCCCCCCGCCTCCTCTGAAGGAGCCCTTTACATCTCTGCAGCCTCCATTCCCCACTGACACAGCCCCAGCCACCACTGCTGCCACCGCCGCCACCACCCCGGCCacccaggaagaggagaagaagccACCACCAGCCCTGCCACCACCGCCGCCTCTAGCCAAGTTCCCGCCACCACCCCAGCCACCGCCAACTGCGCGAGCCCCACCAGCCAGCCCGGCCAACCTGCTCAAGTCCTTGGCTTCTGTGCTGGAAGGACAAAAGTACTGTTACCGGGGGACTGGAGCAGCTGTTCCCACCCGGCCTGGGCCCTTGCCCACCACTCAGTATTCCCCCGGTTCCTCTTCAGGTGCTACCGCCCCACCGCCCACCTCCGCGGCCCCGAGCGCCCAGGGCTCCCCACAGCCCTCCGCTTCCTCGTCATCTCAGTTCTCTACCTCAGGCGGGCCCTGGGCCCGGGAGCGCAGGGCGGGCGAAGAGCCAGCCCCGGGCCCCATGACCCccgcacccccgcccccacccctgccgctGCCCCCTGCTCGTTCTGAGTCTGAGGTGCTAGAAGAGATAAGTCGGGCCTGTGAGACCCTTGTGGAGCGGGTGGGCCGGAGCACCGCAGACCCGGCCGACCCAGTGGACACGGCAGATCGAGCGGACAGCGGGACTGAGCGACTGCAGCCCCCAGCTCAGGCCAAGGAGGAGAGCGGTGGGGTGGCGGCCGCAGCACGACCAGGGAGCAGCAAGAGGCGGCAGAAGGAGCACCGGCGGCACCGGCGGGCCTGTAAGGACAGTGTGGGTCGGCGGCCCCGGGAGGGCagggccaaggccaaggccaaggcccCCAAAGAAAAGAGCCGCCGAGTGCTGGGGAACCTGGACCTGCAGAGCGAGGAGATCCAGGGTCGTGAGAAGGCCCGGCCGGATCTGGGCGGGGCCTCCAAGGCCAAGCCGCCCGTAGCTCCGGGCCCTCCGCCAGCTCCTGCACCCTCTGTCCAGCCCACACCCCCGGCAGCCCCTGTCCCTGGGAAGAAGGCTCGGGAGGAAGCTCCGGGGCCACTGGGTGTCAGCCGGGCTGACATGCTGAAGCTGCGCTCACTTAGTGAAGGGCCCCCCAAGGAGCTGAAGATCCGGCTCATCAAAGTAGAAAGTGGTGACAAGGAGACCTTCATCGCCTCGGAGGTGGAAGAGCGGAGGCTGCGGATGGCAGACCTCACCATCAGCCACTGTGCTGCCGACGTCGTGAGGGCCAGCAA GAATGCCAAGGTGAAAGGGAAGTTTCGAGAGTCCTACCTTTCCCCTGCCCAGTCTGTGAAACCGAAGATCAACTCGGAGGAGAAGCTGCCCCGGGAAAAACTGAACCCGCCCACACCCAGCATCTAT CTGGAGAGTAAACGGGATGCCTTCTCGCCGGTGCTGCTGCAGTTCTGTACAGACCCTCGAAATCCCATCACCGTGATCCGGGGCCTGGCAGGCTCCCTGCGGCTCA ACTTGGGCCTCTTCTCCACCAAGACGCTGGTGGAGGCCAGTGGTGAGCACACGGTGGAGGTGCGCACCCAGGTGCAGCAGCCCTCAGATGAGAACTGGGACCTGACAGGCACGCGACAGATCTGGCCCTGCGAGAGCTCCCGTTCCCACACCACCATTGCCAAGTACGCGCAGTACCAGGCCTCATCCTTCCAAGAGTCCCTGCAG gaggagaaggagagtgaGGACGAGGAGTCCGAGGAGCCGGACAGCACCACGGGAACCCCTCCTAG CAGCGCACCGGATCCGAAGAACCATCACATCATCAAGTTTGGCACCAACATCGACCTGTCCGATGCCAAGCG GTGGAAGCCccagctgcaggagctgctgAAGCTGCCCGCCTTCATGCGGGTAACCTCCACGGGCAACATGCTGAGCCACGTGGGCCACACCATCCTGGGCATGAACACAGTGCAGCTGTACATGAAGGTCCCAGGCAGCCGAACGCCAG GCCATCAGGAGAACAACAACTTCTGCTCGGTCAACATCAACATTGGCCCAGGAGACTGCGAGTGGTTCGCGGTGCATGAGCACTACTGGGAGACCATCAGCGCTTTCTGCGACCG GCATGGCGTGGACTACCTGACGGGTTCCTGGTGGCCAATCCTGGATGACCTCTATGCTTCCAACATCCCTGTGTACCGCTTCGTGCAGCGCCCCGGAGACCTTGTGTGGATTAATGCGGGGACCGTGCACTGGGTGCAGGCCACCGGCTGGTGCAACAACATCGCCTGGAACGTGGGGCCCCTCACCg CCTATCAGTACCAGCTGGCCCTGGAACGATATGAGTGGAACGAGGTGAAGAACGTCAAATCCATCGTGCCCATGATTCACGTGTCCTGGAACGTGGCTCGCACGGTCAAAATCAGCGACCCCGACTTGTTCAAGATGATCAA GTTCTGCCTCCTGCAGTCCATGAAGCATTGCCAGGTGCAGCGGGAGAGCCTGGTGCGGGCCGGGAAGAAAATCGCCTACCAGGGCCGGGTCAAGGACGAGCCCGCCTACTACTGCAACGAGTGCGAC GTGGAGGTGTTCAACATCTTGTTCGTGACGAGTGAGAACGGCAGCCGTAACACGTACCTGGTGCACTGCGAGGCTTGTGCGCGGCGCCGCAGCGCAGGCCTGCAGGGCGTGGTGGTGCTGGAGCAGTACCGCACGGAGGAGCTGGCGCAGGCCTACGACGCCTTCACGCTG GCCCCGGCCAGCACGTCGCGATGA